The nucleotide sequence AGCTTCCTTCAGGGTCATGTTGCCCATCAGTACCTACCCCTCACCACTGTGCCCCTGTCTGAGGGACAGGGTTGGGGATGGTGTTTGTGGAAGTGATTGATTGGAGACAGTTCCAGGAAAGTATGAAGGTTGTCCCCTCCTACCCACTTGCCCCCCAGGTACGTGGCCTTGACCTCACTACTTCGACTGGTACAATCAGATCATAGTGCTGTGCAGAGGCATCGGCCCACCGTGGTGGAGTGTCTGAGGGAGCCTGATGCCTCCCTTAGCCGGTGAGTAGAGCttgagaaaatgggaaaggattaGTCAGAGTAGAACCTGGTGACCAAGGGAGAGGTTGTATCTGGGTAGACTGGGATGAGGCTAGGGAAAGGGAGATGGAGCTAAGGAAATAACTAGTGATAGAAGTAGGAGTTGGAGAACCctgatttgtttgtttaaacaTTTCCTGTCTATTCTAGGCGGGCACTAGAACTGAGCTTGGCTTTGGTGAATAGCTCTAACATTCGGTCCATGACCCAGGAGCTCCAGGGTTTCCTGATATCCTGCCCTGTGGATCTTCGAGCAGATTGTGCATCAGGCATCCTGCTGGCTGCAGAAAGGTGAGAAGTATTCAGGTTGTGGGGGAAGCAGGAGAAAGCTCCCTCCAATAATCCCCTCCTTCAGTAGGCAATACAGTGAATAAGCCTGTTCTGATCTTTGCCCCTAGATTTGCCCCAACAAAGCGCTGGCATATAGATACCATAATGCAGGTGCTAACCACGGTGAGAACAGTGGGTTGGATGGGTAGGGAAGAAAGAGTTGGGGGCAAGAAGTAACCCTGAATGAAAAAGTTTAAGTATTCACTTGTCTTTCGCCATTCAATGGATACAGGCAGGCGCTCATGTTCGAGATGATGCAGTGGCCAACTTAACTCAGTTGATTGGAGGGGCAGAGGAGCTCCATGCTTATTCTGTGCGCCAGCTCTACAGTGCCTTGGCTGCAGACATTTCCCAGGTAACTCCTTTCCCCACCCTTACTCCTTCCCTTAAGACTACAGGTGTCCCTTCTACATCAAGGGGGTAAGGGACGCAGCAGTGCCCCTGTGATTTGGAAAATCTAGGTAAAACTTTTTGGctctcccttcataccagagaagaagtctgaattttctttttcttttatggagtattTGCAGTAAAATTTGGTTAAGTATCTGGTAATAGGCTATATGGCCTCTAAACATTTTTTGTGTtgtctgcagcttccacaaaactcccccaatattctgatttaatttcttatggcaacccatgatatatcaaaaccGTGATGGGGGAAGTTGCAATGTGGATGAACAGATGAATGAAAAAGCCTTTAAGTGCTTTCTATATACCAAGCATTGAAAATACAAACACAAATTCTAGCTCtgaaggagcttaccttctaatagGGGAAGGTAACACCTACAGAAGGGGTAGCAGCAAGCTAGCTCATAAGGCCTGGGGTTCTACAGGGTACTACAGGGTACACAAAGGCTGATGGCAAGTCCTGACTGACCTCCTAAATATCTCTGTCCCCTCAAATAGCAGAATCTAAATCTCAAagggaggggccttagaaatcatttaatccaattcccCTCAATTTTCTATTGAGGAAAGGGAAGGCCAGAGGTGTTTTTCCCCAGAGCTCatgatgtgaacccaggtcttctggcctGAAACCCACTGCCCTTTCCACCTCTCCTCAGCCAGCCCCCCCTTGGCAACGTTATCCTTGTCCACCTCAGTAGAGTGGGTGAGTCAATGACGTTTTTTTCTCCAGGGAAGGGACAGCACTTGTTCCTGTGAGCAGACAGGACACCCTCCCTATGTCCCAAGGCCCTCCATTTGTTTAGACTTTGCAGCTCTCCCTTTTCACCACTAGAGGCCAGTGGGAGCTCAGGGGAAAGGGGCTGTAGCTCCCACTTGCCCGAGTTTGTGCTCAGCTCTAAAGTCCCTAATTACCATTGCCATGGGGTCCTTCTTTCACTTTTCCTGATCAAAAAGGCTCTGAGCCTTAGAGTATCAACCTGATGCAGAGgactgggagagggagaggaatccAGATGGTGACATGGTCCTGTCTTCTCCCATGCAGCAACCCCTGGTGCAAGTAGCTGCCTGGTGCATTGGAGAATATGGGGACCTTTTGCTGTCCGGGAGCTGTGAGGAGACTGAGCCCCTGCAGGTAAAGCAGAATAAGGACAGTGAGAAGGCCTCATGGGGTAAGGGACAGGAGCAGGTGGCCTCATGTGGACCTTTGCTGTTTTCCTGCATTTAGGTTCAGGAAGAAGAAGTGCTAACACTGCTCGAGAATGTGTTGCAGTCCCACCTGTCCTTGCCAGCTACCAGAGGTTTTGCCCTCACTGCCCTAATGAAACTTAGCACCAGGTTCCAAGGAGACAACAAGTAAGAAAGGGGTCCCCTGCATTTCTTTTGGGCTCCACCATGTCCTGCCCTTCTTCATGCCTCCTTTTCCTTGACATTAATAGGCAAAGAATCCTAAAACTCCCCTAGAgagcctttccctctcttttcactTCTGGGGCTGAAGGGCAAGAACAGAGGTGGGTGATGGGTAGACTTTAAGCCACATTAACTGctaccccttcccttctctccacacTGCCCACCAAATGCTCCAGCCGCATCCGACAAATAGTGTCCATCTATGGAAGTTGCTTGGATATAGAGCTGCAACAGAGGGCTGTGGAATACAATGCTCTGTTCCGGAAGTATGACCATATGAGGTGTGACAATATGGCCCCTCAAGTTCCCCTTGCCATGCTCTCCAATTTCTTTTTAGAGAAGTGCCTTCTCAACACCTAGAAAGTCATTCTCTCAAATGCCCTTTACCCAACATTGTGTAAGTTCTCAGCCCTCCAAGATAACAGTTCTTTGAATACAAAGGCAACACTGTCTCACTGTCAGTGTAAAACAAGCATTCTCAGTTGTTCCCAGCAACCATGACTATTCTCACTGAGCTAGCTACTCTCAACTGGTCCCCATTATGTATCATTAGTCCAAAAGAAAGGTGATAGGCAGGAGCAGTCTTGGAGCCAGAATGCCTGGGTTGTGTTCCCTTCAGATCAGCGGTCTTAGAGAAGATGCCTCTTGTGGAACATGGTGAGTCCCAAGATGATGAGCCAAGAGAAGGCAAAGAAGAGCCTTGGAATCCAAACAAAGAGGTCCAGTCCCACCCTGAGCCCCCGGTGAGGAGACTGGAAGAACTAGAGCCAGGAGAACTTTAGCCTATTCCCCCATCCTGTACTTATCTCCTTCCTTGATCTCCCCCAGGCCTCAAATCTTTTAGACCTCTTGGATCTCCTGGATAGTGCCAATGGAGATGCCCCACCATCTCCTGCTTTAGATCTAACCCCAGGAGATTCCTTGTTACACCTACTGGATTTTCCTTCCACTGCCCCCACCCTAGGTAAGTGCTGGCACAAGGGGAATACTGACATGGCGCAGAGGTATGTGATTTCTCCACAGCTCTGTAGCAGGGTCTGTCTGGGGCCTTCTGAatgtcctctccctccttctcatcCACTTCTCTGCTTTGCATAGCCATTCTAGACTCCTAAGGCTGAGCTCTTCTTTATAATCCTACTCTAGCACCCATCCCAGGTCTAAAGGTGTTTGACCGAGAAGGGCTACAGATGAATCTGTCTTTTGTTCGTCCCCCTGAGACACCCTCCCTGCTTCTGATCACTGCAACTGCCACCAACACCTCCAAGAGTGATGTCACACACTTTGTGTGTCAGGCTGCTGTGCCCAAGGTTAATACTAAAATGGATTTTAGTGGGAAAATTAAGAGCTtatcagaaaagggaaaggagggcaAAGTGGTATGTGGGCCTGATGAAATACCTTGCTTTTTCCCCATCCCCATGGCCAGAGTTTCCAACTACAGCTGCAGATACCCAGTGGGAACACAGTTCCAGCTCAGGGAGGCCCTCCCATCACCCAGGTCCTTAGAGTCTTCAATCCCAGCAAGGTGAGAGCCAAGAACCCTGATGGTTATGGGCAACTGTAGAAAATTAGAGAAGCAAGAAGAGCAAGGGAAAGCCTCTCTGTTCTCTCCTTCCTAGGCCCCTTTGCGGATGAGACTTCGACTTACATATAACCACTTTGGCCAGTCAGTACAAGAGACCTTTGAGGTGAAAGACTTCCCCTTAGAGACTTGGCAGTGATGGGACATGCTTCCTTAGCCTGAACAGGAAGAAGTTCCAGCTTCTCTCCAGAGAGCCCTAGACCACCTGGGAGGCTTGAAGCCACTGTTTCCAAGGGTTACCAGTAGGTGGCACTCTGCTTCCACAATTCCTTCCTGCAGAGACTGTTTGGGATATGGGGGGCTCATATCTCTCCCCAGCAATGAAGGATTACAATAAACTTGGGGGAAGAAAGCCATGTCTAAGTCTGTTTTGGGGAAGAGCCCTTGGAAACAACAGAGAGCAAGGAATGGAACCTCTCAAGAACAAGGCTTCTCCCCTGAGCCTTGGGAAACAACAGTCTATAAACTGGGATGTTCTTTGTTTCCTACTTCAGGGCAGAAATTTACCTCAATTCACACAAGACCCAGTCTACCATCATGGGGCAAAGGAGGACACAATTACCAGTGACATCAGAATATCGGTTTTTCTGGCACAACCTCCCATCTATTTTCCTTTACCAACACTCCCTCCACCCCAGCCAGGGAAATCCCTACTGTTTGCCCTCATCTCTAACTCAGCTGTAAGGCGGTTAGGAGCCGCTGGCAGAATCAATGGCATCGACCAGGGGGGGGCCGGCGAGGGATTTTCCTGTGCTTAACTACTGATCACGGCTAAGTGGAAATCCTATAAACACGAGCGGAAATCAATGGAGGCTGCTTAGCGGCTGGGGGAGAGGGGCAGCCCACAGATTGCATCTGACGGATGAAGGAAAGGAGGTGAGCAGGGAGGAGGTAGTAGTGGGGTAGGtgagagagaaggcagaggaaGTAAAAATGGCAGAAGGACTGAGAGAGAGCAAGGAGGAAGGCTGGGGAATTTAAGGGTGGTCCTTATTAGGCCGCGAATTCTTTCCCCACTCCCCAGGCCCCAAACAGATGACACCTACTCATCACACATCACAAGCTGTTTAATTCTCTGTGGCTTCAGAACTCTGTTCGTCATTCTTCCCAGTGGCTTTTTCTAATAGGCGCTGGTAGTCCTCAGGCCTGAAGCGCTTCAGGTATACTATCAACTTGCCAGGTGTCTGTTCCTGCTCTGACACACCTATAAGCAAAAAGGTAAAGAGGTAAGCAAGGTCCTATGGGTACTTAGGAAAGCATGAGAAATCCAACAGTTTTAGACTTGGTTTCATTTTCTGAGCCTCACAGTCAGTGTGCCCTGAAGTTCTTTTCTAGATAGCATAAGCCCCTGAGCTCTAACCTCAGCTTTTTACCTCCGTTGCCTTCCAAGTGCTCCATGAACCACATAAAACAGCCCTACTTAACTCCTGGAACTTCCATTTCTCTGGGTTTTGGAGTCAGATTAAGACACAAGCCATTTTGGTTGGCAGTTCTTGCTCCAGCTGCCAAAGGCAGGCAAATCTATGTAAAGGTAAATATAATCTTTCTCCTACCCAATAGGAGATGGGAAAGGCCTTATAATAACTGGCTCATTTCAGTTATTGCTTCTGTTCCCTGATAAAGAGTAAAGCCTTTCTAGAGAAGGCCAGAGCTCATTGGCTTGGTAATGAAGCAGgactacaaacacacacatatgtaaaccAAGGAATGAAGAAGAATAGCCCAACAGAAAGGCAGAAGGAGCCATGGCTATGGACAGAGAACCACCTGGAACAGGCTCACACTACATATAGCAAGAGAGATGTATAGTTTCTACTAGACACTGGCTGAGAACAAAGACTATCTGtgcttctttgtatcccccataGTTGTACATCTGGCTCATATCTGTTCAAATTAAAGGAATAGGGGATCAAGTATGCATGTCCAGCCAAGGGGCAGAACAAAGTTAGACGGGATCTTTGTGCAGAAAATTataaagggagggaaggatttTTAGTGAAAGgttttgtaataaaataaaggCCCTTTAGTGCCTTCTTAACAGCACATGTCCAGGTCTCCTGCAAAGCAACAAGGACAATTCAGCTGATAATATAGTCCAGCATTTCTCAAACTAATCTGACCTCAAAACTCTTGGATTTGAACTATAACCACAGAGATATGAGATCACTTAGTCCCAACCTACTTTGTTTTACAGCTAAAGTCATAGGCCCAGAAGGTCTGGGAAAGTAAATCTGGAGTCCATCTCTTCCCACCACATCATACCACTTTCCTTAAGAGACCCAGGTCTTTTTTCTAAGCTGAGGCTGTTTCTGCTATACCATGATCAGGTGAAAAGGCACACTGGCATGGGCTTTATCTGGTTCAATCCaaagaccttgagcaagtcctatctaggcctcattttcttttttcttaaaaaaaaaaaaaccctcttaacttctgcctcagaatcagttctaagacagaaaagtgacaagggctaagcaactggggttaag is from Gracilinanus agilis isolate LMUSP501 chromosome 2, AgileGrace, whole genome shotgun sequence and encodes:
- the AP1G2 gene encoding AP-1 complex subunit gamma-like 2 isoform X1 yields the protein MVLQSLKLPELIQEIRGAKTQAQEREVIQKECAHIRAAFREGDAPQRHRQLAKLLYVHMLGYPAHFGQMECLKLIASPRFTDKRVGYLGAMLLLDERQDAHLLITNSIKNDLSQGIQPVQGLALCTLSTMGSAEMCRDLASEVERLLLRPSPYIRKKAVLAAVHMIRKVPELSDIFLPPCTQLLHERHHGILLGTITLITELCEQSPAALTHFRQVVPQLVQILRTLVMSGYSAEHSVSGISDPFLQVQVLRLLRILGRNHEESSEAMNDMLAQVATNTDTSRNAGNAVLYETVLTIVDIRSASGLRVLAVNILGRFLLNSDKNIRYVALTSLLRLVQSDHSAVQRHRPTVVECLREPDASLSRRALELSLALVNSSNIRSMTQELQGFLISCPVDLRADCASGILLAAERFAPTKRWHIDTIMQVLTTAGAHVRDDAVANLTQLIGGAEELHAYSVRQLYSALAADISQQPLVQVAAWCIGEYGDLLLSGSCEETEPLQVQEEEVLTLLENVLQSHLSLPATRGFALTALMKLSTRFQGDNNRIRQIVSIYGSCLDIELQQRAVEYNALFRKYDHMRSAVLEKMPLVEHGESQDDEPREGKEEPWNPNKEVQSHPEPPASNLLDLLDLLDSANGDAPPSPALDLTPGDSLLHLLDFPSTAPTLAPIPGLKVFDREGLQMNLSFVRPPETPSLLLITATATNTSKSDVTHFVCQAAVPKSFQLQLQIPSGNTVPAQGGPPITQVLRVFNPSKAPLRMRLRLTYNHFGQSVQETFEVKDFPLETWQ
- the AP1G2 gene encoding AP-1 complex subunit gamma-like 2 isoform X2, whose amino-acid sequence is MVLQSLKLPELIQEIRGAKTQAQEREVIQKECAHIRAAFREGDAPQRHRQLAKLLYVHMLGYPAHFGQMECLKLIASPRFTDKRVGYLGAMLLLDERQDAHLLITNSIKNDLSQGIQPVQGLALCTLSTMGSAEMCRDLASEVERLLLRPSPYIRKKAVLAAVHMIRKVPELSDIFLPPCTQLLHERHHGILLGTITLITELCEQSPAALTHFRQVVPQLVQILRTLVMSGYSAEHSVSGISDPFLQVQVLRLLRILGRNHEESSEAMNDMLAQVATNTDTSRNAGNAVLYETVLTIVDIRSASGLRVLAVNILGRFLLNSDKNIRYVALTSLLRLVQSDHSAVQRHRPTVVECLREPDASLSRRALELSLALVNSSNIRSMTQELQGFLISCPVDLRADCASGILLAAERFAPTKRWHIDTIMQVLTTAGAHVRDDAVANLTQLIGGAEELHAYSVRQLYSALAADISQQPLVQVAAWCIGEYGDLLLSGSCEETEPLQVQEEEVLTLLENVLQSHLSLPATRGFALTALMKLSTRFQGDNKSAVLEKMPLVEHGESQDDEPREGKEEPWNPNKEVQSHPEPPASNLLDLLDLLDSANGDAPPSPALDLTPGDSLLHLLDFPSTAPTLAPIPGLKVFDREGLQMNLSFVRPPETPSLLLITATATNTSKSDVTHFVCQAAVPKSFQLQLQIPSGNTVPAQGGPPITQVLRVFNPSKAPLRMRLRLTYNHFGQSVQETFEVKDFPLETWQ